A stretch of Bos taurus isolate L1 Dominette 01449 registration number 42190680 breed Hereford chromosome 5, ARS-UCD2.0, whole genome shotgun sequence DNA encodes these proteins:
- the ZNF641 gene encoding zinc finger protein 641 isoform X1 yields the protein MLSEQTAALGTGWESMNVQVDRAEPQVERGSQEEGPWRTAPGPLEHLCCDLEEEPQSLQEKAQSTPWVPAIPQEGSTGDWEMAAALLAAGSQGLVTIKDVSLCFSQEEWRSLDPSQTDFYGEYVMQENCGIVVSLRFPIPKLDMLSQLEGGEEQWVPDPPDLEERDILKVTYTGDGSEHEGDTPELEAEPPRMLSSVSQDTVLWNPEQDANWDSMPRSSRGMLLGPPFLQEDSFSNLLCSTEMDSLLRPHTCPQCGKQFVWGSHLARHQQTHTGERPYSCLKCEKSFGRRHHLIRHQKTHLHDKPSRCPECGKNFRCNSHLASHQRVHADGKSCKGQEVGESPGARKRQRAPPVPKCHVCTECGKSFGRRHHLVRHWLTHTGEKPFQCPRCEKSFGRKHHLDRHLLTHQGQSPRSSWDRGTSVF from the exons ATGCTTTCAGAACAGACAGCAGCCCTGGGGACAGGATGGGAGTCAATGAATGTCCAGGTGGATAGAGCAGAGCCCCAGGTGGAAAGGGGAAGCCAGGAAGAGGGGCCATGGAGAACAGCTCCAGGGCCATTGGAGCACCTATGCTGTGACCTTGAAGAGGAGCCACAGTCCCTTCAGGAGAAGG CTCAGTCCACTCCCTGGGTTCCTGCCATTCCCCAAGAAGGGAGCACTGGAGACTGGGAGATGGCAGCTGCACTTCTTGCGGCGGGATCACAG GGCCTGGTAACCATCAAGGATGTGTCACTGTGCTTCTCTCAGGAGGAGTGGAGGAGCCTGGACCCTTCTCAAACAGACTTCTATGGAGAATATGTCATGCAGGAAAACTGTGGGATAGTGGTCTCCCTGA GATTTCCAATTCCCAAACTGGATATGCTTTCTCAACTAGAAGGAGGAGAAGAACAATGGGTCCCTGACCCCCCAGACTTAGAAGAGAGGGACATTCTGAAGGTCACATACACAG GAGACGGAAGTGAGCACGAGGGGGATACCCCTGAACTAGAAGCAGAGCCTCCCAGAATGTTATCTAGTGTGTCTCAAGATACTGTTCTCTGGAACCCAGAGCAGGATGCAAACTGGGATTCCATGCCCAGAAGCTCCAGAGGCATGCTCCTAGGCCCACCTTTTCTTCAGGAAGACAGCTTCTCAAACCTTCTGTGTAGCACAGAAATGGATTCCCTGTTAAGACCACACACGTGCCCCCAGTGTGGTAAACAGTTTGTGTGGGGCTCCCACCTGGCCAGGCACCAGCAGACACACACTGGGGAGAGGCCCTACAGCTGCCTCAAGTGTGAGAAGAGCTTTGGGAGAAGACATCACCTGATCCGACACCAGAAAACCCACCTACATGACAAGCCCAGCAGGTGCCCTGAGTGTGGCAAGAATTTCCGATGCAACTCCCATCTAGCCAGCCACCAGAGAGTGCACGCAGATGGCAAATCCTGCAAGGGCCAAGAGGTTGGAGAGAGCCCTGGGGCTAGGAAGCGACAGCGTGCGCCACCTGTGCCAAAGTGCCACGTGTGCACTGAGTGTGGGAAGAGCTTTGGCCGACGGCACCACCTGGTGAGACACTGGCTGACACACACCGGGGAGAAGCCCTTCCAGTGCCCACGCTGTGAGAAGAGCTTCGGCCGCAAACATCACCTGGACAGGCAcctgctgacccaccagggacAGAGTCCCCGGAGCAGCTGGGACAGAGGGACGTCTGTCTTTTGA
- the ZNF641 gene encoding zinc finger protein 641 isoform X2: MAAALLAAGSQGLVTIKDVSLCFSQEEWRSLDPSQTDFYGEYVMQENCGIVVSLRFPIPKLDMLSQLEGGEEQWVPDPPDLEERDILKVTYTGDGSEHEGDTPELEAEPPRMLSSVSQDTVLWNPEQDANWDSMPRSSRGMLLGPPFLQEDSFSNLLCSTEMDSLLRPHTCPQCGKQFVWGSHLARHQQTHTGERPYSCLKCEKSFGRRHHLIRHQKTHLHDKPSRCPECGKNFRCNSHLASHQRVHADGKSCKGQEVGESPGARKRQRAPPVPKCHVCTECGKSFGRRHHLVRHWLTHTGEKPFQCPRCEKSFGRKHHLDRHLLTHQGQSPRSSWDRGTSVF; the protein is encoded by the exons ATGGCAGCTGCACTTCTTGCGGCGGGATCACAG GGCCTGGTAACCATCAAGGATGTGTCACTGTGCTTCTCTCAGGAGGAGTGGAGGAGCCTGGACCCTTCTCAAACAGACTTCTATGGAGAATATGTCATGCAGGAAAACTGTGGGATAGTGGTCTCCCTGA GATTTCCAATTCCCAAACTGGATATGCTTTCTCAACTAGAAGGAGGAGAAGAACAATGGGTCCCTGACCCCCCAGACTTAGAAGAGAGGGACATTCTGAAGGTCACATACACAG GAGACGGAAGTGAGCACGAGGGGGATACCCCTGAACTAGAAGCAGAGCCTCCCAGAATGTTATCTAGTGTGTCTCAAGATACTGTTCTCTGGAACCCAGAGCAGGATGCAAACTGGGATTCCATGCCCAGAAGCTCCAGAGGCATGCTCCTAGGCCCACCTTTTCTTCAGGAAGACAGCTTCTCAAACCTTCTGTGTAGCACAGAAATGGATTCCCTGTTAAGACCACACACGTGCCCCCAGTGTGGTAAACAGTTTGTGTGGGGCTCCCACCTGGCCAGGCACCAGCAGACACACACTGGGGAGAGGCCCTACAGCTGCCTCAAGTGTGAGAAGAGCTTTGGGAGAAGACATCACCTGATCCGACACCAGAAAACCCACCTACATGACAAGCCCAGCAGGTGCCCTGAGTGTGGCAAGAATTTCCGATGCAACTCCCATCTAGCCAGCCACCAGAGAGTGCACGCAGATGGCAAATCCTGCAAGGGCCAAGAGGTTGGAGAGAGCCCTGGGGCTAGGAAGCGACAGCGTGCGCCACCTGTGCCAAAGTGCCACGTGTGCACTGAGTGTGGGAAGAGCTTTGGCCGACGGCACCACCTGGTGAGACACTGGCTGACACACACCGGGGAGAAGCCCTTCCAGTGCCCACGCTGTGAGAAGAGCTTCGGCCGCAAACATCACCTGGACAGGCAcctgctgacccaccagggacAGAGTCCCCGGAGCAGCTGGGACAGAGGGACGTCTGTCTTTTGA